A stretch of Allostreptomyces psammosilenae DNA encodes these proteins:
- a CDS encoding TatD family hydrolase → MRIFDPHIHMTSRTTDDYERMYAAGVRVVVEPSFWLGQPRTSVGSFVDYFDALLGWEPYRAAQFGIRHHAAIALNPKEAEDPRCRGVLDVLPRYLVKNRVVAVGEVGYDSMTPGEDEAFAHQLQLAIEHHLPVLVHTPHRDKAAGTRRTLDVVRESGIDPAMVLVDHLNETTVRMVADSGCWMGFSIYPDTKMDEERMVLLLAEYGTDRMLVNSAADWGRSDPLKTRRTGEAMRAAGFSTDRIDQVLWRNPVAFYGQSGRLDLPPDTLDAEPGRDDPAQAAPPATPVPALAAPDGTYLGNSVLRGARKE, encoded by the coding sequence ATGCGCATTTTCGATCCGCACATTCACATGACCTCGCGGACCACCGATGACTATGAGCGGATGTATGCGGCGGGGGTCCGTGTTGTGGTGGAGCCGTCGTTCTGGTTGGGGCAGCCGCGCACCAGCGTGGGCAGTTTCGTGGATTACTTCGATGCGCTGCTGGGCTGGGAGCCGTATCGCGCGGCGCAGTTCGGTATCCGGCACCACGCGGCGATCGCGTTGAATCCCAAGGAGGCGGAGGATCCGCGCTGTCGGGGTGTGCTGGATGTGCTGCCGCGGTATCTGGTGAAGAACCGGGTGGTGGCGGTCGGTGAGGTCGGCTATGACTCGATGACGCCGGGTGAGGACGAGGCGTTCGCCCACCAGTTGCAGCTCGCCATCGAGCACCACTTGCCGGTGTTGGTGCACACCCCGCATCGGGACAAGGCCGCCGGCACGCGCCGCACGCTGGATGTGGTGCGGGAGTCGGGGATCGATCCGGCGATGGTGTTGGTGGACCACCTCAATGAGACGACGGTGCGGATGGTCGCCGACTCCGGTTGCTGGATGGGGTTCTCCATCTACCCCGACACCAAGATGGACGAAGAGCGCATGGTGTTGCTGCTCGCCGAGTACGGCACTGACCGGATGCTGGTGAACTCCGCCGCCGACTGGGGCCGCAGCGACCCCCTGAAGACCCGCCGCACTGGTGAGGCCATGCGCGCCGCCGGCTTCTCCACCGACCGGATCGACCAGGTCCTGTGGCGCAACCCCGTCGCCTTCTACGGGCAGAGCGGCCGACTCGACCTGCCCCCGGACACCCTCGACGCCGAACCGGGCCGGGACGACCCCGCCCAGGCCGCCCCGCCCGCGACACCGGTGCCCGCCCTCGCGGCCCCGGACGGGACGTACCTGGGTAACTCGGTGTTGCGCGGCGCGCGGAAGGAGTGA
- a CDS encoding EboA domain-containing protein: MRFGYGTNGFGDHRLADALDVIAELGYSGVALTLDHHHLDPWDPGLPRRTEDLARRLDRLGLDVVVETGARYLLDRHRKHQPTLLSEPEGARLRVDLLRRAVRVAADLGAQAVSFWSGTPDAVLPAEEAWRRLEAGCREVLTEAQRYGVILGFEPEPGMFVDTLAGYGELRDRLGAPEGFGLTLDIGHCRCLEDGAIPDLVTAWGGEVVNVQIDDMRRGVHEHLEFGTGEIDFPPVLAALEATGYRGLVSVELPRHGHAAPRVARESLRFLHHAADTAGVPVTGPRPTAVSRPASALTSMPADSVTDAAPAAPTDPLATLATALRAAVPPPADAELAALRAEVTADPDRLPLLLPRAARLAGERPLHAGPAASPEHTGGWSLADAARVLLLAAPVLVGKPYVDLLVDAYRGGDADERRAVLHTLDFTGPRLSDPDAVAAVVQVLLLDALRTNDTRLVAAALGPWGAAVLPAPAWRQAVLKCLFTGIPLAAVGGLPERVDAELLRMVGDFAAERTAAGRPVPDDALAVLRLGRS; this comes from the coding sequence GTGCGGTTCGGTTATGGAACCAATGGTTTTGGTGACCACCGTCTTGCCGACGCCCTCGACGTGATCGCCGAGCTGGGATATTCCGGCGTTGCGCTGACGCTGGACCACCATCACCTGGATCCGTGGGATCCGGGTCTGCCTCGGCGGACGGAGGATCTGGCCCGGCGGTTGGACCGGCTCGGTCTCGATGTCGTCGTGGAGACCGGGGCGCGGTACCTGCTGGACCGGCACCGCAAGCACCAGCCGACCCTGCTGTCCGAGCCGGAGGGTGCCCGGCTGCGGGTGGATCTGCTGCGCCGTGCGGTCCGGGTGGCGGCCGATCTGGGCGCGCAGGCGGTGTCGTTTTGGAGCGGCACCCCCGATGCGGTGCTGCCGGCCGAGGAGGCGTGGCGCCGCCTGGAGGCGGGCTGCCGGGAGGTCCTGACGGAGGCCCAGCGGTACGGAGTCATCCTGGGTTTCGAGCCGGAGCCGGGCATGTTCGTGGACACCCTGGCCGGGTACGGCGAGTTGCGGGACCGGCTCGGTGCCCCGGAGGGGTTCGGGTTGACGCTGGACATCGGGCACTGTCGCTGTCTGGAGGACGGCGCGATCCCGGACCTGGTGACGGCCTGGGGCGGCGAGGTCGTCAACGTGCAGATCGACGACATGCGGCGCGGGGTGCACGAGCACCTGGAGTTCGGCACCGGCGAGATCGACTTCCCGCCCGTCCTGGCCGCGCTGGAGGCCACCGGCTACCGCGGCCTGGTCAGCGTGGAACTGCCCCGACACGGCCACGCCGCGCCGCGCGTGGCCCGGGAGAGCCTGCGCTTCCTCCACCACGCCGCCGACACCGCCGGCGTCCCCGTCACCGGGCCACGCCCCACCGCCGTCTCCCGCCCGGCCTCCGCCCTGACCTCCATGCCAGCGGACTCGGTCACGGACGCGGCCCCGGCCGCCCCCACGGACCCGCTCGCCACACTGGCCACCGCGCTGCGCGCCGCCGTGCCGCCGCCGGCCGACGCCGAACTGGCCGCGCTGCGGGCCGAGGTGACCGCCGATCCGGACCGCCTGCCGCTGCTGCTGCCCCGGGCCGCCCGGCTCGCCGGTGAACGGCCGCTGCACGCCGGCCCGGCCGCCAGCCCCGAGCACACCGGCGGCTGGAGCCTGGCTGACGCCGCCCGGGTGCTGCTGCTCGCTGCGCCGGTGCTGGTCGGTAAGCCCTACGTCGATCTGCTGGTGGACGCTTATCGCGGCGGTGATGCCGATGAGCGTCGGGCGGTGTTGCACACCTTGGATTTCACCGGTCCGCGGTTGAGTGATCCCGATGCTGTCGCGGCTGTCGTGCAGGTTCTGCTGCTGGATGCGTTGCGTACCAATGACACGCGGTTGGTCGCTGCCGCGCTGGGCCCGTGGGGCGCCGCCGTGCTCCCGGCGCCGGCGTGGCGTCAGGCGGTGTTGAAGTGCCTGTTCACTGGCATTCCGTTGGCTGCGGTGGGTGGTCTGCCCGAGCGGGTGGATGCCGAACTGCTGCGGATGGTCGGTGATTTCGCCGCCGAGCGCACCGCCGCCGGTCGCCCCGTACCCGACGACGCCCTGGCCGTGCTGCGCCTGGGCCGGAGCTGA
- the eboE gene encoding metabolite traffic protein EboE, translating into MRLRHRDGTTVHLAYCTNVHPAETLPDLLDRLDRHAVPAAALLGDERLGGGRLGVGLWLPAPVAAHLAADAAAVRRLRAELTARGLETVTLNGFPYRGFGDPIVKGRVYHPDWTTPDRARYTADLAAVLAGLLPDDAARGSVSTLPLAWRTPWDRARAAQATERLRALGHALADIEARTGRTIRVGLEPEPGCVVETIEQAVRHLAGTDPRRIGVCLDACHLAVAHEEPGTALDRLAAAGVPVVKTQASCAMVVPRPADPEHRRAAVEWVEPRYLHQVREAAGGHLGVPPLAVDDLPEALEWPGGLPARNPWRVHFHVPLHADPPPPLTTTRPALLDTLDALFGGRRALTDHVEVETYTWTALPDGVAGTTRHRDRDLATDIAAELDWTRRTLLTLGLTPASATATGESTTAEIPSTPEPTR; encoded by the coding sequence ATGCGTCTGCGGCACCGTGATGGCACCACCGTGCACCTGGCCTACTGCACCAACGTGCACCCCGCCGAGACCCTGCCTGATCTGCTGGACCGGCTCGATCGGCACGCCGTGCCGGCCGCCGCCCTGCTCGGTGACGAACGCCTGGGCGGTGGCCGTCTCGGGGTCGGGTTGTGGTTGCCGGCGCCCGTCGCCGCGCACCTGGCGGCCGATGCGGCCGCGGTGCGGCGACTGCGCGCCGAGCTGACCGCGCGCGGGCTGGAGACCGTCACCCTCAACGGCTTCCCCTACCGCGGCTTCGGCGACCCGATCGTCAAGGGCCGGGTCTACCACCCCGACTGGACCACCCCCGACCGCGCCCGCTACACCGCCGACCTGGCCGCCGTGTTGGCCGGTCTGCTCCCCGACGACGCCGCCCGCGGCAGCGTCTCGACCCTGCCGCTTGCCTGGCGCACCCCCTGGGACCGCGCCCGCGCCGCCCAGGCCACCGAGCGGCTGCGCGCGCTCGGCCACGCCCTGGCCGACATCGAGGCCCGCACCGGCCGCACCATACGGGTCGGCCTGGAGCCGGAGCCCGGTTGCGTGGTGGAGACCATCGAGCAGGCCGTCCGCCACCTGGCCGGCACCGACCCGCGGCGGATCGGCGTCTGTCTGGACGCCTGCCACCTCGCCGTCGCTCACGAGGAGCCCGGCACGGCCCTGGACCGGCTGGCCGCCGCAGGCGTCCCGGTGGTCAAGACGCAGGCGTCCTGCGCCATGGTGGTGCCGCGTCCGGCCGACCCGGAGCACCGCCGGGCCGCCGTCGAATGGGTGGAGCCGCGCTACCTCCACCAGGTCCGTGAGGCCGCCGGCGGCCACCTGGGTGTGCCGCCGTTGGCCGTCGACGATCTCCCGGAGGCGCTGGAGTGGCCGGGGGGCCTGCCCGCCCGCAACCCCTGGCGGGTGCACTTCCACGTCCCCCTGCACGCCGACCCGCCACCACCGCTGACCACCACCCGCCCCGCCCTGCTCGACACCCTGGATGCGCTGTTCGGTGGCCGGCGGGCCCTCACCGACCACGTCGAGGTCGAGACCTACACCTGGACCGCCCTGCCGGACGGCGTGGCCGGCACCACCCGCCACCGCGACCGCGACCTCGCCACCGACATCGCCGCCGAACTCGACTGGACCCGCCGGACCCTGCTCACCCTCGGCCTGACACCAGCGAGTGCCACGGCCACCGGTGAATCCACCACCGCCGAGATCCCCAGCACCCCGGAGCCCACGCGATGA
- a CDS encoding alkaline phosphatase family protein, whose product MTDRPTPLLVLDVVGLTPRLLPHMPNLRRIAESGFQARLDTVLPAVTCTVQSTLLTGAMPDEHGIVGNGWYFRDLGEVLLWRQHNALVSGEKVWQTARTRHPGYRVANICWWYAMGADVDYTITPRPVYHADGRKDPDCYTHPPHLHDTLTHELGPFPLFQYWGPTASITSSAWITEATRRLMLRERPDLTLAYLPHLDYDLQRHGPDHPTATHAATELDTVLGPLLDDARRTGTTVLALSEYGITNARRPIDINRALRRAGLLHVHTQQGMEYLDPWTSRAFAVADHQIAHIYIRDPHDHPRVRAALAELDGIAHLLDDTGKTTHHLNHERAGDLIALAEPDAWFTYYYWLDDTHAPDYARLVEIHRKPGYDPAELFMNPTDPYVRIRAATALLRKRLGLRYTMNVVPLDPSPVRGTHGLLPTHPDDGPVLLCTDPTPTRDHYHATEIKELMLSLAGLSAPVHTH is encoded by the coding sequence ATGACTGACCGTCCCACCCCGCTGCTGGTCCTCGACGTCGTCGGGCTGACCCCCCGCCTGCTGCCCCACATGCCCAACCTGCGCCGCATCGCCGAGTCCGGCTTCCAGGCCCGCCTGGACACGGTGCTGCCCGCCGTCACCTGCACGGTGCAGTCCACCCTGCTCACCGGCGCGATGCCCGACGAACACGGGATCGTGGGCAACGGCTGGTACTTCCGCGACCTCGGCGAGGTCCTCCTGTGGCGCCAACACAACGCCCTGGTCAGCGGCGAGAAAGTCTGGCAGACCGCCCGCACCCGCCACCCCGGCTACCGCGTCGCCAACATCTGCTGGTGGTACGCCATGGGCGCCGACGTCGACTACACCATCACCCCACGCCCCGTCTACCACGCCGACGGCCGCAAAGACCCCGACTGCTACACCCACCCACCCCACCTCCACGACACCCTCACCCACGAACTCGGCCCCTTCCCCCTCTTCCAGTACTGGGGCCCCACCGCCTCCATCACCTCCAGCGCCTGGATCACCGAAGCCACCCGCCGTCTCATGCTCCGCGAACGCCCCGACCTCACCCTGGCCTACCTCCCCCACCTCGACTACGACCTCCAACGCCACGGCCCCGACCACCCCACCGCCACCCACGCCGCCACCGAACTCGACACCGTCCTCGGCCCCCTCCTCGACGACGCCCGACGCACCGGCACCACCGTCCTGGCCCTGTCCGAATACGGCATCACCAACGCCCGCCGCCCCATCGACATCAACCGCGCCCTACGCCGCGCCGGCCTCCTCCACGTCCACACCCAGCAAGGCATGGAATACCTCGACCCCTGGACCTCCCGCGCCTTCGCCGTCGCCGACCACCAGATCGCCCACATCTACATCCGCGACCCCCACGACCACCCCCGCGTCCGCGCCGCCCTCGCCGAACTCGACGGCATCGCCCACCTCCTCGACGACACCGGCAAAACCACACACCACCTCAACCACGAACGCGCCGGCGACCTCATCGCCCTCGCCGAACCCGACGCCTGGTTCACCTACTACTACTGGCTCGACGACACCCACGCCCCCGACTACGCCCGCCTCGTCGAAATCCACCGCAAACCCGGCTACGACCCCGCCGAACTCTTCATGAACCCCACCGACCCCTACGTACGGATACGCGCCGCCACCGCCCTGCTCCGCAAACGCCTCGGCCTGCGCTACACCATGAACGTCGTGCCCCTCGACCCCAGCCCCGTCCGCGGCACCCACGGCCTGCTGCCCACCCACCCCGACGACGGCCCCGTCCTCCTCTGCACCGACCCCACCCCCACCCGCGACCACTACCACGCCACCGAAATCAAGGAACTCATGCTCTCCCTGGCGGGCCTGAGCGCACCGGTGCACACGCACTGA